DNA from Terriglobus tenax:
TCCGGTAATTTTGTCTCCACTGCTGCGCCCATGCTCAACATTGTAGCCCCGGGCAAAACAAAAGCGGCGAGCCGAAGCTCGCCGCTTTTGTTGCTTTACAGCAGGTTTACTTGATGATCTCGGAGATGGCGCCAGCGCCGACGGTACGTCCGCCTTCGCGGATAGCGAAGCGGAGACCCTTCTCCATGGCTACCGGCGTGTGCAGCGTAACTTCCAGCTGAACGTTATCGC
Protein-coding regions in this window:
- a CDS encoding EF-Tu C-terminal domain-related protein — its product is DNVQLEVTLHTPVAMEKGLRFAIREGGRTVGAGAISEIIK